The Solibacillus sp. FSL R7-0682 genome includes a window with the following:
- the hpaB gene encoding 4-hydroxyphenylacetate 3-monooxygenase, oxygenase component, with protein sequence MPAITGDQYIKRIDQLQSNVWIDGKQVTGNISEHPAFKGIMKSQAALYDLQHDSSLIEVMTYPSPLTGDRVSLSFLQPKSKEDLVKRREMAQQWAKLNNGLMGRSPDYMNTALTAFASSINFLKGKENCYPENLKAYYEFVRENDLSLTHTFIDPQVNRSKYYVELDDEPVAACIVGQNEEGIIIKGAKLLATQGGITDEILVMSASWNTDEKFGFAFSLPCNTEGLKFVCRASFVGGDSQFDYPLSSRFEEIDSMVVFDNVLVPWSRVFYCNNIEVSNTFVNHSAFQSLTLHQVVARQIIKTEFILGVALAIVETINISEFVHVQDKISEIIVALETMKAFLIKSEIEAEIDEYGVMRPDIHTLKVAINVYPKIYPRFTEIIQLLGASGLINIPSETAFHSELRGDLDQYLQSKAHNAEDRIKIFRLAWDLTMSSFGTRQTIYERFFFGDPAKLSGQLFNSYNKEPYLERVLNMLKIE encoded by the coding sequence ATGCCAGCTATTACAGGTGATCAGTATATTAAACGAATTGATCAGCTCCAGTCCAATGTTTGGATAGACGGAAAACAAGTAACAGGGAATATTTCGGAACACCCTGCTTTTAAGGGAATTATGAAAAGTCAGGCGGCATTGTATGATTTACAGCATGATTCTTCCCTTATAGAAGTGATGACCTATCCTTCTCCATTGACAGGAGATAGGGTTAGTTTGTCATTTTTACAGCCGAAATCAAAGGAAGATTTAGTGAAACGGCGAGAAATGGCTCAACAATGGGCAAAGTTGAATAATGGTTTGATGGGGAGAAGCCCAGATTACATGAATACGGCTTTGACGGCATTTGCCTCTTCGATCAATTTTTTAAAAGGAAAGGAAAACTGCTACCCTGAAAATTTAAAAGCATATTATGAATTTGTCAGGGAGAATGACTTGTCTTTAACTCATACTTTTATTGACCCACAAGTGAACCGTTCGAAGTATTATGTTGAATTGGATGACGAACCGGTAGCTGCATGCATTGTTGGACAAAATGAAGAGGGTATTATAATTAAAGGAGCAAAGCTACTCGCGACACAGGGTGGCATAACTGATGAAATATTAGTCATGTCAGCCAGCTGGAATACCGATGAAAAGTTTGGCTTTGCATTTTCACTTCCATGCAATACAGAGGGATTAAAGTTTGTTTGTAGAGCTTCCTTTGTTGGTGGAGATTCTCAATTTGATTATCCATTGAGCTCCCGATTTGAGGAAATAGATTCAATGGTTGTTTTCGACAATGTTTTAGTACCTTGGAGTCGTGTTTTTTATTGTAATAATATTGAAGTTTCCAATACATTTGTAAATCATTCAGCATTTCAATCTTTAACTCTGCATCAAGTAGTTGCTCGACAAATTATTAAAACAGAATTTATTTTAGGTGTAGCATTAGCGATTGTTGAAACGATTAATATTAGTGAATTTGTGCATGTCCAAGACAAGATTTCGGAAATAATTGTTGCACTGGAGACGATGAAAGCTTTTTTAATTAAGTCAGAGATTGAAGCGGAAATAGATGAGTATGGGGTTATGCGACCAGATATTCATACACTAAAGGTGGCCATTAATGTTTATCCGAAAATTTATCCGAGGTTTACTGAAATTATTCAACTATTAGGCGCAAGTGGTTTAATTAATATACCGTCAGAAACTGCTTTTCATAGTGAACTTAGAGGAGATTTAGATCAATATTTACAGTCGAAGGCACATAATGCAGAGGATCGCATAAAGATTTTCCGCCTTGCTTGGGATTTAACGATGAGTTCATTTGGTACGCGGCAAACAATATATGAACGGTTTTTCTTTGGGGATCCAGCAAAGTTATCTGGACAATTATTTAATTCATACAATAAAGAACCGTATTTAGAACGTGTACTAAATATGTTGAAAATAGAGTAG
- a CDS encoding spore germination protein yields MSSIETVNWIKAQIKRTNELTEKNLEYEDKQAKLIYIKPLINQELLQQIIIKPFFEMSTEEQFKQYLHALPQFQEINSKDQLQLDIMNGNVLVFIQEEFYLVDIKLSTNDQVNTTSVETTIHGSQIALSDNLMTNINVIRSNYHQPSLFVEYHHTGEVNKHKVAIIYDQAKVKEDVLEIIQKKLGKVDKQLITSTTQLNNYLNNKQISLFPQMMMTERPDRIVYNLAGGKVVLVVDGNPQALIAPVSFFDFMTTMEDNYHTFLISLFLKFLRYAGLFISILLPSLYIGITSYAPEVFRTEVALATAGSRVGIPFSSFIEVLFMLFFMEMLLEASIRLPKAVSATATTVGGLILGTAVTEASLASDIMVIIVSAVAISTFVIPVNEMAFSIRVVRLVFILITSLLGLAGLTLGFYALIMYLISIDSFGQPYMKLDLSPKKKSKSEGQT; encoded by the coding sequence ATGTCTTCCATAGAAACAGTTAATTGGATAAAAGCGCAAATCAAACGCACAAATGAATTAACAGAGAAGAATCTCGAATATGAAGATAAACAGGCAAAGTTAATTTACATTAAGCCCCTTATTAATCAGGAACTACTTCAGCAAATTATTATTAAGCCTTTTTTTGAGATGTCTACGGAAGAGCAATTTAAACAATATCTACACGCATTACCACAGTTTCAGGAAATTAATTCAAAAGATCAGCTTCAATTAGACATCATGAATGGAAATGTCCTCGTGTTCATCCAGGAGGAGTTTTACTTAGTAGATATTAAATTATCAACTAATGATCAAGTAAATACAACATCTGTTGAAACGACTATCCATGGCTCCCAAATTGCATTGAGTGACAATCTCATGACGAATATAAATGTTATTCGCTCGAATTATCATCAGCCTTCCTTATTCGTTGAATATCATCATACAGGAGAAGTGAATAAACATAAAGTTGCAATCATATATGATCAAGCGAAAGTAAAAGAGGATGTTTTAGAGATAATTCAAAAGAAGCTTGGGAAAGTAGATAAACAACTAATTACATCAACTACTCAGTTAAATAATTATTTAAACAATAAGCAAATCTCTTTATTCCCGCAAATGATGATGACTGAGCGACCTGACCGTATAGTATACAATTTGGCTGGTGGTAAAGTTGTTTTAGTAGTGGATGGAAATCCACAAGCGCTCATTGCACCAGTGTCCTTTTTTGATTTTATGACGACAATGGAAGACAATTACCATACATTTTTAATTTCTCTATTTCTTAAATTTCTTCGATATGCGGGGTTATTCATCAGTATCCTTCTACCGAGTTTGTATATCGGCATTACCTCATATGCACCTGAAGTATTTAGAACAGAAGTAGCTTTAGCAACAGCTGGCAGTAGGGTAGGCATCCCCTTTTCTTCATTTATTGAGGTATTATTTATGCTATTTTTCATGGAAATGCTATTAGAAGCAAGTATACGACTCCCAAAGGCAGTTAGTGCAACTGCTACAACTGTAGGAGGGCTAATTCTTGGAACAGCCGTGACGGAAGCCTCGCTGGCATCCGATATTATGGTCATAATCGTTTCAGCAGTAGCCATTTCAACCTTTGTCATCCCAGTAAATGAAATGGCATTTTCGATTCGTGTTGTAAGGCTAGTCTTCATACTTATCACAAGTCTATTAGGTTTAGCGGGATTAACACTCGGTTTTTATGCCTTAATTATGTATTTAATTAGTATAGACAGTTTCGGACAACCATACATGAAATTAGATCTTTCACCGAAAAAAAAGTCGAAATCGGAGGGACAAACTTGA
- a CDS encoding GerAB/ArcD/ProY family transporter has translation MSRFYYYLILINMAANIIASVPVILLNHHKDGAVSSMLISIVVGIILVIVYTRFFNSFPGMTLPELLKKTTVKWFYQPFVFFLAVIWFIAGLITLITFTFLLIRFLTPQMPIIQISLTIILSVIFGCLMKTERVLYTVELILLITIPLILYIFFKAYSSDNLQWDFVKEAALYVNQMPNFNAFSASFYLFLGSANLFLFNRFFTEKQNFGWKQIIIIAFISITTLFTTYFIPIGFNGFENINELIYPWIATSDSLRMEFFIIERVLFVFLLFYLGIAFLSILVHWHVSMEFLKFVFKLDNIKYKENIIGKFFPIPFFIGISLFCVRQLNEYELFRYTTYFYNVLVFIFPVMVVLFFFIKRRMKYAK, from the coding sequence TTGAGTCGATTTTATTACTACTTAATATTAATTAATATGGCGGCTAATATTATCGCCTCAGTCCCAGTTATTCTACTAAACCATCATAAGGATGGCGCAGTTTCTTCTATGCTTATTTCAATAGTAGTTGGTATTATTCTTGTCATTGTCTATACTCGTTTTTTTAATTCCTTTCCAGGGATGACGTTACCAGAACTATTGAAAAAAACTACGGTCAAATGGTTCTATCAACCATTTGTATTTTTTTTAGCTGTCATATGGTTTATAGCTGGTTTAATTACATTAATCACCTTTACGTTTCTGCTTATTCGTTTTTTAACACCGCAAATGCCGATTATTCAAATTAGCTTAACCATTATCTTGTCTGTGATTTTCGGATGCTTAATGAAAACTGAAAGAGTGTTGTATACAGTTGAATTGATCTTATTAATTACTATTCCCCTAATTCTTTATATCTTTTTTAAAGCGTACAGTAGTGATAATTTGCAATGGGATTTTGTTAAGGAAGCAGCTTTATATGTAAATCAAATGCCGAATTTCAACGCATTTTCCGCTAGTTTTTATTTATTTTTAGGGTCTGCCAACTTGTTTCTCTTTAATCGTTTTTTTACCGAAAAACAAAACTTTGGATGGAAGCAAATAATCATCATAGCATTTATATCTATTACAACATTGTTTACGACATACTTTATCCCGATTGGCTTTAATGGTTTCGAAAATATTAATGAACTTATATACCCGTGGATTGCAACATCCGATTCTTTAAGGATGGAGTTCTTTATTATTGAGCGTGTACTATTTGTCTTCTTATTGTTTTATTTAGGTATCGCCTTCTTAAGTATTCTTGTTCACTGGCATGTTTCAATGGAGTTTTTAAAATTTGTATTCAAATTAGATAACATTAAATACAAGGAAAATATCATTGGTAAATTCTTTCCGATTCCTTTCTTTATAGGGATATCTTTATTTTGTGTGCGACAACTAAACGAATATGAATTATTCCGTTATACAACTTATTTTTATAACGTATTAGTCTTTATTTTTCCGGTAATGGTCGTTTTATTTTTCTTTATAAAAAGGAGGATGAAATATGCCAAATAA
- a CDS encoding Ger(x)C family spore germination protein encodes MPNKYLKAKRSLLIFFPIFLLLMGCEFKDIDKDVFVAMIAIDKSDEEDKPYKVTLKLYEPTGSFKQATKPEYSYLTQTGETISEAIRILESYSDKKLEFGHSKLIVIGEDLVLEDGKNGEILDFLIRRPDIQMISWISVGRPTAEEIIKTVPQGETAAYPELFNYFDHNGTESQYIVTTYLYILRRNMKEEGIDTVVPIIEISHENSHFIINKSYLLANRKKPHELNTLNTSLFNMLTNNTNYLDLVINEDGEHFIAKIDTFKSKYNVNVQNNENIKIDIEISLYGYISESIKPLKNKELAHYNELLKRESEKKITEFFNDMIKTGYDPLGFGVNYKSKTLHNKRMSNTEWKEAYKNAEVNVTIKPGLKSTGSIQ; translated from the coding sequence ATGCCAAATAAGTACTTAAAAGCGAAGCGATCCTTGTTAATATTTTTTCCTATTTTCCTTCTACTTATGGGCTGTGAATTTAAAGATATTGATAAAGATGTATTTGTCGCTATGATTGCAATAGACAAATCGGATGAAGAAGATAAACCTTATAAAGTAACGTTAAAGCTTTATGAGCCAACTGGTTCCTTTAAACAGGCAACTAAACCAGAATATTCCTATTTGACGCAAACAGGGGAAACGATATCTGAAGCAATCCGTATTTTAGAATCCTATTCTGATAAAAAACTGGAATTTGGGCACTCAAAGCTAATTGTAATTGGAGAAGATCTTGTTTTAGAGGATGGAAAAAACGGGGAAATATTAGATTTCTTGATAAGAAGACCGGATATACAAATGATATCTTGGATTTCTGTTGGAAGACCTACCGCAGAAGAAATAATTAAAACCGTTCCACAGGGTGAAACTGCTGCCTATCCAGAATTATTCAATTACTTTGATCATAATGGGACAGAAAGTCAATACATTGTTACAACGTATTTATATATTTTAAGAAGAAATATGAAGGAAGAGGGGATCGATACGGTTGTACCAATAATAGAAATTAGCCATGAAAATTCGCACTTTATAATTAATAAGTCTTATCTATTAGCCAACAGGAAAAAGCCACATGAACTTAACACACTAAATACATCACTTTTTAACATGCTAACCAATAATACAAATTATTTAGACCTTGTTATAAATGAGGATGGAGAACATTTTATTGCGAAAATCGATACTTTTAAATCTAAATATAATGTAAACGTACAAAATAATGAAAACATAAAAATCGATATAGAAATAAGTTTATATGGGTATATATCCGAATCAATAAAACCATTGAAAAATAAGGAACTAGCCCATTATAATGAATTGCTCAAGAGGGAATCGGAAAAGAAAATTACTGAATTTTTCAATGACATGATTAAAACGGGATATGACCCCTTAGGATTTGGAGTTAATTATAAATCTAAAACACTTCATAATAAGCGAATGAGTAATACTGAATGGAAAGAAGCTTATAAAAATGCGGAGGTTAATGTGACTATAAAACCTGGTCTTAAAAGTACAGGTTCAATACAATAA
- a CDS encoding DUF3298 and DUF4163 domain-containing protein, translating into MPISFPVSIQTFNVNSGPKKVVFYPQVCFLHNHSLKQLINQAIVFETQQLIYTQVGNMPSTVAEMLGSYEIKNNQRDVLSLSLLNYTYHDRAAHGMTYIKSLTFDLEKGSSIQLKDLFKSGSDYIGRISTIIQEQIKERDIQLLEPFNQIRPDQDFYIADKTLVVYFQLYEITPYVYGLPMFPISVYDLQDIVKEDGPLGRMAQNG; encoded by the coding sequence ATGCCGATTTCATTTCCTGTTTCGATTCAAACGTTCAATGTAAATAGTGGTCCTAAAAAGGTAGTATTTTATCCTCAAGTTTGTTTTCTACACAATCATTCGCTAAAGCAGCTTATTAATCAAGCAATCGTGTTTGAAACGCAGCAGCTAATATATACCCAAGTTGGAAATATGCCATCAACCGTAGCTGAAATGCTCGGTTCCTATGAAATCAAAAACAACCAGCGTGATGTATTAAGCTTGTCGTTATTAAATTATACCTATCACGACCGTGCTGCCCATGGAATGACCTATATCAAATCGTTAACGTTTGATTTAGAAAAGGGAAGTAGTATTCAATTAAAAGATTTATTCAAGTCTGGTAGTGATTATATTGGGAGGATATCAACGATCATTCAAGAGCAAATAAAGGAGCGAGATATTCAGTTACTCGAACCGTTTAATCAAATACGACCAGATCAAGATTTTTATATAGCAGATAAAACGTTAGTTGTGTATTTCCAACTTTACGAAATTACACCGTATGTATATGGATTACCGATGTTCCCGATTTCTGTGTATGACCTCCAAGATATTGTGAAAGAAGATGGCCCTCTCGGAAGAATGGCACAAAATGGATGA
- the namA gene encoding NADPH dehydrogenase NamA codes for MARLFEPLQLRNVTFKNRIVMAPMCMYEANTDGKVQPFHVVHYVSRAVGGTGLILTEATAVTPEGRITDKDLGVWSDEQIPGLTQLTSQMKQYGAIPGIQLAHAGRKATVDGDIFAPSAVAFNEKYKTPKELTIAQIEKVILAFKEAAQRAKQAGFEVLEIHAAHGYLINEFLSPLSNFRNDEYGGNAENRYRLLRKIIDEIRAIWDGPLFVRISAFDYAEGGLTPDDYIEFGEWMKEQGVDLIDVSSGAVVPAEINAFPLYQVPFAETVRKSGLPVGAVGLITTGKEAEMILQNEQADLIFIGRELLRDPYFAYHAAKELEIKMDATVETYKRGW; via the coding sequence ATGGCACGTTTATTTGAACCATTACAACTACGCAACGTAACATTTAAAAATAGAATCGTTATGGCACCAATGTGTATGTATGAAGCGAATACGGACGGGAAAGTACAGCCTTTTCATGTCGTTCACTATGTGTCCCGTGCAGTCGGAGGTACCGGACTTATACTAACCGAAGCAACAGCAGTGACACCCGAAGGACGTATCACCGATAAAGACTTAGGTGTTTGGTCAGACGAGCAAATCCCCGGACTTACTCAACTGACATCTCAAATGAAACAATACGGTGCGATACCAGGTATTCAACTTGCCCACGCAGGACGGAAAGCAACTGTTGATGGAGACATTTTTGCTCCCTCCGCTGTTGCATTCAATGAAAAATATAAAACGCCTAAGGAACTTACTATTGCCCAAATTGAGAAAGTTATTTTGGCCTTTAAAGAAGCTGCACAAAGAGCAAAACAGGCTGGCTTTGAAGTTTTAGAAATTCACGCTGCCCACGGCTATTTAATTAATGAATTTTTATCTCCATTATCCAATTTCCGTAATGATGAATATGGAGGAAATGCAGAAAATCGCTATCGTTTGCTACGTAAAATAATCGATGAAATCCGAGCAATTTGGGATGGTCCGTTGTTTGTTCGTATTTCAGCATTTGATTATGCTGAAGGCGGATTAACACCAGATGATTATATAGAATTTGGTGAATGGATGAAGGAGCAGGGTGTTGATTTAATCGATGTTTCATCAGGTGCGGTTGTTCCAGCTGAAATAAATGCTTTCCCGCTCTATCAAGTTCCTTTTGCAGAAACTGTGAGGAAAAGCGGTCTTCCTGTTGGTGCAGTTGGTCTTATTACAACTGGAAAGGAAGCAGAAATGATATTACAAAACGAGCAAGCAGATTTGATTTTTATTGGACGGGAATTATTACGTGATCCTTATTTTGCTTACCATGCAGCGAAGGAATTGGAAATTAAAATGGATGCTACAGTTGAAACATACAAGCGCGGTTGGTAA
- a CDS encoding carbon starvation CstA family protein → MNAITLVIGAICILVIAYRFYGIFFTKKVLKINDDMPTPAHEKNDGQDYVPTNKWVAFGHHFAAIAAAGPLVGPILAAQFGYLPGYLWLLIGAVIGGAVHDAVVLFASMTKGGKSLSEVMREELGPVAGFCTGLAMLFIITITMAGLSMVILGALAENPWGTFAVAATIPIAMLMGLINKFTGNLKLSTLLGVILLIGAVFYGPNIQGTWLGDFLTLDKATLSILLPIYAFFAAALPVWFLLAPRDYLSSFMKIGVFIALIIGVFIINPTIQFPAIIPDFLGGGGPIVAGPVWPFVSITIACGAISGFHAFVGSGTTPKMLNRWEDIRVVGFGAMLVECVVGVMALIAATVLHPADYFAINSTPERFAQLGMTVVDLPVLSEAIGMDLEGRTGGAVTLAVGMAAIFAKVEWFSHLTSYFYQFVIMFEAVFILTAIDAGTRTARYLIQDFLGNVYKPLKKTDWLPGAIGASALACLMWGYLLNSGDIASVWALFGVSNQLMASIGLVCGVTFVLKIADKRIYALTCFIPLLYLYITVNVAGFWMVKNVYWNSAAGGFNVLNGILSIIMLTLGLIIVITSVMKWRELWAHPRFTKQVTA, encoded by the coding sequence ATGAACGCAATTACGTTAGTTATTGGGGCAATTTGTATTTTAGTAATCGCCTACCGCTTTTATGGTATCTTTTTTACAAAAAAGGTATTGAAAATTAATGATGATATGCCTACGCCCGCCCATGAAAAAAACGACGGACAAGACTACGTGCCGACGAATAAATGGGTAGCTTTTGGTCACCATTTTGCGGCGATTGCAGCTGCAGGTCCGTTAGTAGGACCTATTTTAGCAGCACAATTCGGATATTTACCAGGCTATTTATGGTTATTAATTGGTGCCGTTATTGGGGGAGCAGTACATGATGCAGTTGTATTATTTGCATCAATGACAAAAGGGGGTAAATCTCTATCAGAAGTAATGCGTGAAGAGCTTGGTCCAGTTGCCGGCTTTTGTACAGGTTTAGCAATGCTTTTCATCATTACGATTACGATGGCTGGATTATCAATGGTTATTTTAGGGGCATTAGCAGAAAATCCATGGGGTACTTTTGCGGTTGCAGCAACTATTCCAATTGCGATGCTTATGGGACTTATAAACAAATTTACAGGTAATTTAAAACTTTCAACCTTACTCGGAGTAATTCTTCTAATTGGTGCAGTCTTCTATGGACCGAACATACAAGGAACTTGGTTAGGAGATTTTTTAACATTAGATAAAGCAACATTATCGATATTATTACCGATTTATGCATTTTTCGCGGCAGCATTACCAGTGTGGTTCCTATTAGCACCACGTGATTATTTAAGTAGCTTTATGAAAATTGGCGTATTCATTGCCTTAATTATTGGGGTATTTATTATTAATCCCACAATACAATTTCCAGCAATTATTCCTGATTTCTTAGGCGGTGGTGGGCCAATTGTGGCTGGTCCAGTATGGCCGTTCGTATCGATTACAATTGCCTGTGGTGCTATTTCAGGCTTCCATGCTTTCGTAGGATCTGGAACGACACCAAAAATGTTAAATCGTTGGGAAGATATTCGCGTTGTAGGATTTGGGGCAATGTTAGTGGAATGTGTTGTAGGGGTAATGGCATTAATTGCTGCAACAGTATTACATCCTGCAGATTACTTTGCAATTAACTCAACACCAGAAAGATTTGCGCAGCTTGGTATGACTGTTGTTGATTTGCCAGTACTTTCTGAAGCGATTGGTATGGATTTAGAAGGTCGTACAGGGGGGGCTGTTACATTAGCAGTCGGTATGGCAGCGATTTTCGCAAAGGTGGAATGGTTTAGTCATTTAACAAGCTATTTCTATCAGTTCGTCATTATGTTCGAGGCGGTATTCATATTAACTGCAATCGATGCGGGTACTCGTACAGCACGTTATTTAATTCAAGATTTCTTAGGAAATGTGTATAAGCCATTAAAGAAAACCGATTGGCTACCCGGTGCAATAGGGGCAAGTGCATTGGCCTGTCTAATGTGGGGATACTTACTAAATTCAGGGGATATTGCTTCTGTATGGGCATTGTTCGGTGTATCAAACCAATTAATGGCCTCGATAGGTTTAGTTTGTGGTGTGACATTTGTGTTAAAAATCGCAGACAAGCGTATTTATGCGCTAACATGCTTTATACCGTTGTTATACCTATACATTACGGTAAACGTTGCAGGATTCTGGATGGTGAAGAACGTCTATTGGAACTCAGCAGCAGGTGGTTTCAACGTATTAAACGGTATTTTATCAATCATTATGCTTACACTCGGTTTAATTATCGTAATTACTTCAGTTATGAAGTGGCGAGAGCTTTGGGCGCATCCTCGCTTTACGAAACAAGTAACAGCTTAA
- a CDS encoding NAD(P)-dependent alcohol dehydrogenase: protein MKITAAVTKGQGAPFEIQEVELASPKANEVLVKIVATGVCHTDAVARDLAIAPLPAVLGHEGAGIIEQIGEGVKDLAIGDHVVLSFAHCGSCPNCLTGHPTVCDTFNDLNFGGIHDDHTKRLSKDGEELSTFFGQSSFGTFAIAHERNVVKVDPDVDLALLGPLGCGIQTGAGTVLNRIKPEFGSSIVIYGCGAVGLSALMAAKIAGCQYIIAVDVHDSRLELAKELGATHTLNGRNVDVVAEIKAITNGGSNYAVETTGVPPVVKQSLNALRPLGTCAIVGVTPEMPIDVHNDLMAEGKTMMGVIEGDSVPRVFIPKLVEYYKAGSFPFDKLVKYYDFDQINEAFEDSKTGITIKPILKIEK, encoded by the coding sequence ATGAAAATTACAGCAGCAGTGACAAAAGGCCAAGGTGCTCCATTTGAGATTCAAGAGGTAGAGTTAGCCAGTCCAAAAGCAAATGAAGTACTTGTTAAAATAGTAGCAACTGGTGTTTGTCATACGGATGCAGTAGCGCGTGATTTAGCTATTGCGCCTTTACCAGCTGTTCTTGGTCATGAAGGTGCAGGGATAATTGAACAGATTGGAGAAGGTGTAAAAGATTTAGCAATCGGGGACCATGTTGTTCTTTCTTTCGCCCATTGTGGGTCTTGCCCTAACTGTTTAACTGGGCATCCAACAGTTTGCGATACTTTTAATGATCTAAACTTTGGTGGTATTCATGATGATCATACGAAACGCTTAAGTAAAGACGGCGAAGAGCTTTCAACTTTCTTCGGCCAATCATCATTTGGTACTTTTGCTATTGCACATGAGCGAAATGTCGTAAAAGTTGATCCGGATGTTGATTTAGCACTACTAGGTCCTCTAGGGTGTGGCATTCAAACAGGAGCAGGTACAGTACTTAATCGTATTAAGCCTGAATTCGGCTCTTCGATTGTTATTTATGGCTGTGGAGCAGTTGGATTATCAGCATTAATGGCTGCTAAAATTGCAGGCTGTCAGTATATTATTGCGGTAGATGTACACGATTCACGTTTAGAGTTGGCGAAAGAATTAGGGGCTACACATACGCTAAACGGACGAAATGTAGATGTTGTAGCGGAAATTAAAGCTATTACAAACGGTGGCTCAAACTATGCAGTGGAAACAACAGGCGTACCACCAGTTGTAAAACAAAGTTTAAATGCGTTACGTCCATTAGGTACTTGTGCAATTGTTGGAGTAACACCTGAGATGCCGATCGATGTGCACAATGATTTAATGGCCGAAGGAAAAACAATGATGGGTGTTATTGAAGGTGATTCTGTACCGCGCGTGTTTATTCCTAAATTAGTAGAATATTACAAGGCCGGTTCTTTCCCATTTGATAAATTAGTGAAATATTATGATTTTGACCAAATTAATGAAGCATTCGAAGATTCCAAAACTGGAATTACTATAAAACCAATTTTAAAAATCGAGAAATAA
- a CDS encoding LysR family transcriptional regulator: MQILQLQYFLAVAREQHMSMAAHTLNISQSSLSKTIARLEESLGVSLFDRNGKKISLNNYGIKFAEEAEKALTILENAKETIQEMANLEGDKVTISVMSSTILPPTFKSFYDRRPNVKIIQSILPDQIAKDRLMNGDLELCISNTPITGIGIEWLPVVKERLDLLVPLNHPFARYDEIDLIEAKNERFIGYKSGLESTSMFEQCCLAAGFEPNIVFEGTEMSIVLQLVNEGQGITFYPQFSFVGENLKNTKLIRIKNPDCYQMVGFAWMKNREVSYVAKQFREHMVRSFQLINELNK, encoded by the coding sequence ATGCAAATTTTACAATTACAATATTTTTTAGCTGTTGCCCGTGAACAGCACATGTCAATGGCCGCACATACATTAAATATTTCACAATCTTCTTTAAGTAAAACGATTGCTCGTTTAGAAGAAAGCTTAGGGGTATCCCTTTTTGACCGAAACGGTAAAAAAATTAGCTTAAATAACTATGGGATAAAGTTTGCTGAAGAGGCAGAAAAGGCATTAACGATTTTAGAGAACGCGAAAGAAACGATACAAGAAATGGCAAATTTAGAAGGAGATAAAGTAACAATCAGTGTTATGAGTTCTACGATTTTGCCGCCAACATTTAAAAGTTTCTATGACCGCAGACCTAATGTGAAAATTATACAATCTATTTTACCAGATCAAATTGCGAAGGACCGACTTATGAATGGGGACTTAGAGCTTTGTATTTCTAATACGCCAATCACAGGTATAGGAATAGAATGGTTACCTGTCGTTAAGGAACGATTGGATTTACTTGTCCCACTAAATCATCCATTTGCTAGATATGATGAAATCGATTTAATCGAAGCAAAAAATGAACGCTTTATCGGGTATAAATCTGGTTTAGAATCTACTAGTATGTTCGAACAATGCTGTTTAGCGGCTGGATTTGAACCGAATATCGTTTTTGAAGGAACAGAAATGTCAATTGTTTTACAGCTTGTCAATGAAGGACAAGGTATTACATTTTATCCTCAATTTTCATTTGTCGGAGAAAATTTAAAAAATACGAAGCTAATTCGCATAAAAAATCCTGATTGTTATCAAATGGTCGGGTTTGCATGGATGAAAAACCGTGAAGTTTCCTATGTTGCTAAGCAATTTCGTGAGCATATGGTACGCTCATTTCAATTAATTAATGAATTAAATAAGTAG
- a CDS encoding helix-turn-helix domain-containing protein translates to MTIIINIDVMLAKRKMSVTELSERVGITIANMSILKNGKAKAIRISTLEAICEALDCQPGDILEYKKEQK, encoded by the coding sequence ATGACGATTATTATCAATATCGATGTGATGTTAGCAAAGCGTAAAATGAGCGTTACCGAGCTTTCTGAACGTGTTGGTATAACGATAGCGAATATGTCCATTTTAAAAAATGGAAAAGCAAAAGCCATTCGTATTTCAACACTAGAAGCAATTTGCGAGGCACTTGATTGCCAACCTGGGGACATTTTAGAATACAAAAAAGAGCAGAAATAA